A stretch of DNA from Synergistaceae bacterium:
GATAATTTATCCCCCGCGCAAAGTTTTTAAAAATCTTTCTTGATTCCATAATTCGCACATGATAATACATGATAATATAATACAATTAATCTTAATACTTCAAAGGAGGCATTAACACAAATGGGCATGAAAAAAATAGCTTTCATAGGAGTCGGCAGAATGGGCAAACCTATGGTAAAAAATTTATTAAAACTTGGCTTTGAAGTTCACGTTTACGCGCGGCAGATCATGAAAGTTTATGACATAATCAGCAACGGGGCAAAATATCACAGCACAATAAATGACTGTCTCAAAGAATGCGACGTAACAATTACAATGCTGGGAATTCCCAAAGATATAGAAGACGTTTATTTTATGCCTGCGGGAATATTTGACAGCGCAAAGAGGGACTCATTTATTATTGACATGACGACATCAAGCCCGACTCTTGCGAAATTATTATACGACGAGGGGATAAAACGCGGACTTCATGTTCTCGACGCGCCAGTCTCAGGAGGTGTGAATAACGCGAAAAATGCTACACTCTCAATCATGGCAGGAGGGGACTCAGAAGATTTTAAATCGTGCTTGCCTTTATTCAGGGCTATGGGAACTAATATAAATTATATGGGTTCGGCGGGAATGGGACAGCACACTAAACTAGCCAGTCAAATTTTAACCGCAGGAGCTTTGGCCGGAGTCTGTGAGGCAATGACTTACGCGCGCTATAAAGATATAGACCTGACAAAATTTTTGCGTGCAGTCTCAACAGGTGACGGGGGCTCTAAACAGTTAGATATGAATGCGCCGAAAATTTTAGATCGTGATTTCACGCCGGGATTTGCTATAAAACATTTCATAAAAGATTTATTACTTGCCATAGACGAGTCAAATAAAGACGCATTAAATCTTGATGTCCTTATTACAGTTATGAGCCACTTTAAGAAATTACAGGAAGATGGACAGGGCGAAATGGGCAGCCAGTCACTAATAAAATATTACGGCGGGTAAAACAAAAAAATCCGGGCTTGTGTGCTAATGCTTGCCCGGGCGGTTATTTTGCTTTCACGTTGATTAATTGCTGACTAAGCACTTAGAGTCTTTAAATGCCGAGCCATTAATTCTTTGCGTCTTGCTGCTGTGTTCTTATGCATTACGCCCTTTACGACTGCTTTGTCGATTATGCTTTGCGCAGTGTTGAAGCTTTTTACTGCATCGTCCTTATTTCCTGACTGTACAGCTTCGAGAAGTCTTTTAACGGCTGTCTTGCATTGTGATGTCCAGTGCTTATTATATAACCTGTTTCGTTCGGCTATATGGACTCTTCGTTCTGCGGATTTCTTGTTAGGCATAAAATATTACTCTCCTGAATAATTAATTAAATTATTTATTATATTGCTAATAAATTATGCCGGAGGGGAGACTCGAACTCCCACAGAGTTGCCCCCGGCGGATTTTGAGTCCGCTGCGTCTACCATTCCGCCACTCCGGCAAGAAATACAATGCATAAAATACACTGTGAATTCTAATTTGTCAAATGCGCTGTAAAAATTTTACTCAAGCAAAGTGAGTTAATTAATAAATTGCGACTATAATATTAATTAATTTCACACGAGTATAAATAAGGGAGAAATTATTTAATGCGAGAAAATTATTTAATGCGAAAAATTTATATATTAGCTGCGATCTTATTTGCTTTACCCGTATATGCTGCTGAGATCCCCCGCGCTGATTTGGACGAGGCCGAGCGATATTTTAATAATGCCTATGTTCATTTTATGAGGCGGGATTACAGAGAAGCACAAATTTATTTAGATCATGCTATTCAAGAAAATACTTACATGGTAGATTATTATATGCTTAGTGCGTTAAATTTAAACAGGCTCGGCGATATAGAAGGCTCAATGTCTGCGCTAAGAAATTTTATAGAAGTCAGGCCGCTTGACGAGTCAGCACCCAGAATCGGACGAAATTTTACCGAACTTAATGACACCTTGCGCACAGTACTGGGAACTGCTCCCGTTCCTGTAAATTGGAGATCTGCACAATCTACTGTCCAAACTGAATGGAATACGGGCTGGGTTCGTCCGTTCAGCATTAAGGGCATGGGCAAAATAAAATCACTCGGCGGGACAGTCTGCATTCCTGACACATTCGGCGATGAGATTTATATACATCAGGGCTCAAATTCGGGAGTCTTAAACGCTTTCACCGGAGCAAATGATTTCAAGCGCGTTGAAGTCCCTCAGCCTGTAATAGCCTTCCCAATGGGTGACGGGACATTTTTAATATTTACTGCGAACGGCGATATTTATCACATTGAGAATTTAAACGAGAGAGCAGCGGCTGATTTTTCCTCACAGACTGAAACACTCGCAGTAACTGACGCAGAATTAATCTCGGCAAATCAATTCGCACTTGCTGACCCCGTCGAACGCTGTATAATTTTTTATGACATGAATACATTTAATCCCGTAATGCGCTGGTTTCCGCCGGAAATGTCAGGAGATTTATTATTTGAGCCCGTTGCTATTGAACGTTATGCGGACTGGCTTGCGATTGCTGACAGGGCGAACTCAAGAATTTATGTATTGAATATTACCAGCCGTGAATTTTTTGCGATTAACAGCGTGCAATTGCCTAGAGATTTAATCTGGTCATCACTGGGCGAATTATTTATACTGAACGAGAACGGAGAAATTTATAATTACGTCATAGATTTCGGCACCCGGAGCTATGCTAACAGGAATTCAGGCGCATTATATACAGGCTTGAATAATATATGGTCATTCTTTCATTCACCTGAAGGCGATATTATTTGCTTAGATATGGGAGCTTCAATGTTGTATAAATCTTTAATGATTCCCGCGCGTGAAGAAGTACCCGGCTATTTAAGCATTTATAATCCCGTCATGGCCACTAACACGGAAAATCGAGAAAGTTTTATTATCGACGCAACTTTTATGTCGCCCTTCATGAGTTATGCGAATAATACAAGAACTGTAGCCCACGCAGCTTGGAATAACCGCACAATGAGATGTAATGTAATTTGGCAGAGACCGGGCAATTTTGACGCTTTATTTATTCACGGAGCAATTCCAAGGGGGCAGATTCTCCCGTTAAATTTACGTCCTGCACAAGTCAGACGGGGGAGCGATATAAGTTCTGTGATTCCTTCATTCTGGCTGCTGCATAAATCTACACTCACAAATATAATAATTGACTCGTCAATTTCTTTTACTATGGACGATATGATGACTCTATTAAAATTTTGCATGATGAACGGGCTTGAGCTTGATATTTATGCGCGTGAGATTCCTTCTTTGAGTCTTACTCGTGCGAGTGCTTTTACAGGCGGCAAGACAATTTATTCACTAAGAAACTCTATAGAATTACCCGTAAAGCGTACACACATGCAAGTGCAAATTCCTTTACCCGTTGAATTATCTTCGTCAGGTTATCCGGGGCGTTCAAT
This window harbors:
- a CDS encoding NAD(P)-dependent oxidoreductase; the encoded protein is MGMKKIAFIGVGRMGKPMVKNLLKLGFEVHVYARQIMKVYDIISNGAKYHSTINDCLKECDVTITMLGIPKDIEDVYFMPAGIFDSAKRDSFIIDMTTSSPTLAKLLYDEGIKRGLHVLDAPVSGGVNNAKNATLSIMAGGDSEDFKSCLPLFRAMGTNINYMGSAGMGQHTKLASQILTAGALAGVCEAMTYARYKDIDLTKFLRAVSTGDGGSKQLDMNAPKILDRDFTPGFAIKHFIKDLLLAIDESNKDALNLDVLITVMSHFKKLQEDGQGEMGSQSLIKYYGG
- a CDS encoding tetratricopeptide repeat protein, whose product is MRENYLMRKIYILAAILFALPVYAAEIPRADLDEAERYFNNAYVHFMRRDYREAQIYLDHAIQENTYMVDYYMLSALNLNRLGDIEGSMSALRNFIEVRPLDESAPRIGRNFTELNDTLRTVLGTAPVPVNWRSAQSTVQTEWNTGWVRPFSIKGMGKIKSLGGTVCIPDTFGDEIYIHQGSNSGVLNAFTGANDFKRVEVPQPVIAFPMGDGTFLIFTANGDIYHIENLNERAAADFSSQTETLAVTDAELISANQFALADPVERCIIFYDMNTFNPVMRWFPPEMSGDLLFEPVAIERYADWLAIADRANSRIYVLNITSREFFAINSVQLPRDLIWSSLGELFILNENGEIYNYVIDFGTRSYANRNSGALYTGLNNIWSFFHSPEGDIICLDMGASMLYKSLMIPAREEVPGYLSIYNPVMATNTENRESFIIDATFMSPFMSYANNTRTVAHAAWNNRTMRCNVIWQRPGNFDALFIHGAIPRGQILPLNLRPAQVRRGSDISSVIPSFWLLHKSTLTNIIIDSSISFTMDDMMTLLKFCMMNGLELDIYAREIPSLSLTRASAFTGGKTIYSLRNSIELPVKRTHMQVQIPLPVELSSSGYPGRSMLGLYLDAGMIQSRAWMPLWPDMFTR
- a CDS encoding 30S ribosomal protein S20, whose amino-acid sequence is MPNKKSAERRVHIAERNRLYNKHWTSQCKTAVKRLLEAVQSGNKDDAVKSFNTAQSIIDKAVVKGVMHKNTAARRKELMARHLKTLSA